From the genome of Planococcus sp. MSAK28401:
ACCTCGCCTGGATTTAATGTTGTAGTGTCCAGTTCAACTTCTTCTCCAATTTTCGGGTCTATAACCTGAATGTTAGATAGGGGCACGTTCCCTGTATTTGTCACATCAAACAAGTACGTGACAATATCGCCAGCTTGAGTAAAAGCCTCTTCTTCACTTGTTTTCACTAGTGAAATTTCTGGCTCTTCCACCAAGGTATTCGTGATGACATTGGTTTCATCATTTACAGTAGACGCATAACCATCCACTGTCTGTTCACGAACAGTGTAATCAATCGGTGCACCGTTTGAGTCATATACTGAATACCCTTCAAACGTAAACACCCATGACCCATCCTCACTTTGGGAGACCGTCTGTTCATCAATTTTTTGATCATTCCTCTAAAAAGTTCTACGACAATTTCTTGTGGTCGCAGATTTTCTTGGTCGTAATCGCTCCAGGTTTTCTCACCTGTAATAACAGCTTGAGCACCTCTCACTTCAG
Proteins encoded in this window:
- a CDS encoding DUF7507 domain-containing protein, giving the protein MFTFEGYSVYDSNGAPIDYTVREQTVDGYASTVNDETNVITNTLVEEPEISLVKTSEEEAFTQAGDIVTYLFDVTNTGNVPLSNIQVIDPKIGEEVELDTTTLNPGEVASGSVQYTVTAEDVEAGTIVNTASVSGEDPAGEPVENDGQDTIPYEPIPSTVVVEHVDEEGNTLIPSIVLEGNVGNPYESVAEEIEGYVLIEDAYECNW